In Micromonospora sp. NBC_01813, the following are encoded in one genomic region:
- a CDS encoding acetyl-CoA carboxylase biotin carboxylase subunit, which translates to MIESLLVANRGEIARRILRTARRLGVRTIAVHSEADAGMPFVAEADEAICVGPANPAQSYRNAEAILAAAKSSGAQAIHPGYGFLSENADFARAVEAAGLIWVGPGGDAIEAMGDKINARNLMSAAGVPVAAGSTEPAETVDAALDAATTIGYPVMVKAAAGGGGMGMAVAGDEAALRTEFDKVRAFAQRMFGDGSVLIERYFPRVRHVEVQILGWRAADGTGRVAALGERECSVQRRNQKLAEESPSPAVTDEIRAALLAAAVRAGAAVGYRNAGTVECLLDPTTGEFFFLEMNTRLQVEHPVTELVYGLDLVEEQLRVAAGLQPSFDPDTLSPRGHAIELRINAEDPKRFLPGPGAITTWAEPTGDGVRVDSGYAAGTIVTPFYDSLMAKLIVHGADRAEAITRARAAVAAFEVAGPKCNLPFFAELLEHPEFVSGDYDTGIVGRMR; encoded by the coding sequence ATGATCGAGTCGTTGCTGGTGGCAAACCGGGGCGAGATCGCCCGGCGGATTCTCCGCACCGCACGCCGGCTGGGGGTGCGCACCATCGCCGTGCACTCCGAGGCGGACGCCGGGATGCCCTTCGTCGCCGAGGCCGACGAGGCGATCTGCGTGGGACCGGCCAACCCGGCGCAGAGCTACCGCAACGCCGAGGCGATCCTGGCCGCCGCCAAGAGCAGCGGGGCCCAGGCGATCCACCCTGGCTACGGATTCCTGTCGGAGAACGCCGACTTCGCCCGGGCGGTCGAGGCCGCCGGACTGATCTGGGTCGGGCCGGGCGGCGACGCGATCGAGGCGATGGGCGACAAGATCAACGCCCGGAACCTGATGTCCGCCGCCGGTGTCCCGGTGGCCGCCGGCAGCACCGAACCCGCCGAGACCGTCGACGCCGCGCTGGACGCCGCCACCACCATCGGCTACCCGGTGATGGTCAAGGCCGCTGCCGGGGGCGGCGGCATGGGCATGGCCGTCGCCGGCGACGAGGCCGCGCTGCGTACCGAGTTCGACAAGGTCCGGGCGTTCGCGCAGCGGATGTTCGGCGACGGGTCCGTGCTCATCGAGCGTTACTTCCCCCGGGTACGCCATGTGGAGGTGCAGATCCTCGGCTGGCGCGCCGCCGACGGCACCGGCCGGGTCGCCGCCCTCGGCGAGCGCGAATGCTCGGTGCAGCGGCGTAACCAGAAGTTGGCCGAGGAGTCGCCGTCGCCGGCCGTCACCGACGAGATCCGGGCGGCGCTGCTCGCCGCCGCCGTCCGGGCCGGGGCGGCGGTCGGCTACCGCAACGCGGGCACGGTGGAATGTCTGCTCGACCCGACCACCGGTGAGTTCTTCTTCCTGGAGATGAACACCCGGCTGCAGGTCGAGCACCCGGTGACCGAGTTGGTCTACGGACTCGACCTGGTCGAGGAGCAGTTGCGGGTGGCCGCCGGTCTGCAGCCGTCGTTCGACCCGGACACCCTGTCCCCGCGCGGGCACGCCATCGAGTTGCGGATCAACGCCGAGGACCCGAAGCGGTTCCTGCCCGGACCGGGCGCGATCACCACCTGGGCGGAGCCGACCGGCGACGGCGTCCGGGTCGATTCCGGGTACGCCGCCGGCACCATCGTCACGCCGTTCTACGACTCGCTGATGGCGAAGCTGATCGTGCACGGCGCGGACCGGGCCGAGGCGATCACCCGGGCCCGCGCCGCGGTCGCCGCGTTCGAGGTGGCCGGGCCGAAGTGCAACCTGCCGTTCTTCGCCGAGTTGCTGGAGCACCCGGAGTTCGTCTCCGGCGACTACGACACCGGCATCGTCGGCCGGATGCGGTAG
- a CDS encoding YbaK/EbsC family protein codes for MGKLQTEPVLSRLDLVAAPVAAAVEQWSAAVPVDIDDIAVAAIDPELADTAAFCAAYEVGLGESANCVVIAGKRGDTVRYAACMVLATTRADVNGTIRRLLDARKASFAPMADAVASTGMEYGGITPIGLPPHWPILVDARVVAVPHVVIGSGIRASKIVLPGPALGVLPNAQVVEGLAVPAG; via the coding sequence CTGGGAAAACTGCAGACCGAACCGGTCCTGAGCCGGCTCGACCTGGTCGCGGCGCCGGTGGCGGCGGCCGTCGAGCAGTGGTCGGCCGCCGTGCCGGTCGACATCGACGATATCGCGGTGGCCGCGATCGATCCGGAACTCGCCGACACGGCGGCGTTCTGCGCCGCGTACGAGGTGGGGCTCGGTGAGTCGGCGAACTGCGTGGTGATCGCCGGCAAGCGGGGCGACACGGTCCGGTATGCCGCCTGCATGGTGCTGGCCACCACCCGGGCGGACGTCAACGGCACGATTCGGCGCCTGCTCGACGCGCGCAAGGCGAGTTTCGCGCCGATGGCGGACGCGGTGGCGTCGACCGGCATGGAGTATGGCGGGATCACGCCGATCGGGTTGCCGCCGCACTGGCCGATCCTGGTCGACGCGCGGGTGGTCGCGGTGCCGCACGTGGTGATCGGATCCGGGATCCGGGCCAGCAAGATCGTGCTCCCCGGGCCGGCGCTGGGGGTGCTGCCCAACGCCCAGGTCGTCGAGGGCCTGGCGGTGCCGGCCGGTTGA
- a CDS encoding TetR/AcrR family transcriptional regulator: protein MTVDQQAAAADGTDGTDRLDPVAPRRRSRRDEILQIAVGLFAARGYHGVSMDDIGAAAGVTGPALYHHFAGKEAMLAAALIPVSEELLEGGRTRVAEHSGDATTVLASLIEFHVEFALANPAVIALHLHELDRLPEEPRRRIRRLQRLYVEEWVAVLTGLRRELDAAEARVLAHAAFGLMNSTPFLGGEVDRDRRAALLRAAALAALHG from the coding sequence GTGACGGTAGATCAGCAGGCGGCAGCGGCGGACGGGACGGACGGGACCGACAGGCTGGATCCGGTCGCGCCGCGTCGGCGGTCGCGACGCGACGAGATTCTCCAGATCGCGGTCGGGCTCTTCGCCGCCCGTGGGTACCACGGCGTATCGATGGACGACATCGGCGCCGCCGCCGGCGTCACCGGCCCAGCCCTCTACCACCACTTCGCCGGCAAAGAGGCGATGCTCGCGGCGGCCCTGATCCCGGTCAGCGAGGAGCTCCTCGAGGGTGGCCGGACCCGCGTCGCCGAGCACTCCGGCGACGCGACCACCGTGCTCGCCTCGCTGATCGAGTTCCACGTCGAGTTCGCCCTGGCCAATCCGGCGGTCATCGCCCTGCACCTGCACGAGCTCGACCGGCTTCCCGAGGAGCCGCGCCGCCGGATCCGCCGGCTGCAGCGGCTCTACGTCGAGGAATGGGTCGCGGTGCTCACCGGGCTGCGCCGCGAACTCGACGCCGCCGAGGCCCGCGTGCTGGCGCACGCCGCCTTCGGCCTGATGAACTCCACCCCGTTCCTCGGCGGAGAGGTCGACCGGGATCGGCGGGCAGCCCTGCTCCGCGCCGCCGCCCTCGCCGCGCTGCACGGCTGA